A genomic window from Actinomycetaceae bacterium MB13-C1-2 includes:
- the recO gene encoding DNA repair protein RecO yields the protein MLRTYRDQVIVLRSYKLGEADRIVVMLGKKSGQIRAVAKGVRRTTSRFGARLAPFNLVDIQLHSGRNLDTVTQVETISAYSDSLTSSYPEFTNAKLIVETAQKVTEGHEEPTPEQFDLLHGALHTLAGSARPATLVGTAYLLRSMGLEGWRPTLTSCVSCGQSGDLRFFSSGGGGAFCASCAPPDAMPMEPGSATLMEALIRADWQSAMLEPTPLWEQAHDLAGAWGQWHLEQRLRSLPFATAGAAG from the coding sequence GATGCTCGGAAAGAAGTCCGGCCAGATCAGGGCCGTCGCAAAAGGGGTGCGACGGACGACCTCTCGCTTCGGAGCCCGTCTTGCCCCCTTCAATCTAGTCGACATCCAGCTTCACAGCGGACGCAACCTGGACACGGTTACGCAGGTTGAGACCATTAGCGCCTACTCAGACTCGCTGACGTCAAGCTATCCAGAGTTCACCAACGCCAAGCTGATCGTCGAGACTGCGCAGAAGGTAACCGAGGGTCACGAGGAGCCAACTCCCGAGCAATTCGACTTACTGCACGGAGCCCTACACACACTTGCTGGCTCGGCCCGCCCGGCCACCCTCGTCGGGACGGCCTATCTGCTTCGTTCTATGGGTTTGGAGGGGTGGCGTCCCACGCTGACCAGTTGTGTTTCGTGCGGACAATCGGGGGACTTGCGGTTCTTCTCCTCGGGTGGGGGTGGAGCGTTCTGTGCCAGTTGTGCTCCCCCCGACGCAATGCCAATGGAACCCGGTAGCGCCACCCTAATGGAGGCCCTGATTCGGGCCGACTGGCAGAGTGCCATGCTCGAACCGACTCCGCTGTGGGAACAGGCACACGACCTTGCGGGAGCATGGGGCCAGTGGCATCTGGAGCAGAGACTACGTTCTCTACCGTTCGCGACCGCTGGCGCAGCCGGCTAA
- a CDS encoding isoprenyl transferase, with protein MASGAETTFSTVRDRWRSRLNGGTMLDGASLEFEEPGNDKAHDSRYDFGSFGARGAGRLKPHDPGYNPLAAPGEGPVRVPPALLGKAPKHVAVIMDGNGRWANARGLPRTDGHRAGELSLMDTVAGAVEAGVEYLSLYAFSTENWRRSPAEVRFLMGYSRDTIRRHTDRLNEWGVRVRWVGREPKLWKSVIKELKVAEEKTRDNTKTELLLCVNYGGRAEIADAARKLAKEVAEGSRKPDSIGEKTLASHLYLSDTPDVDLLIRTSGEQRISNFLLWQLAYAELDFVQTAWPDFGREALWERLVEYGTRNRRFGGAKDRVEGS; from the coding sequence GTGGCATCTGGAGCAGAGACTACGTTCTCTACCGTTCGCGACCGCTGGCGCAGCCGGCTAAATGGAGGGACCATGCTGGACGGGGCATCGTTGGAGTTCGAAGAGCCAGGGAACGATAAGGCACACGACTCTCGATATGACTTTGGTAGCTTTGGTGCACGTGGCGCGGGCCGACTGAAACCCCACGATCCCGGATACAATCCGCTCGCTGCGCCGGGAGAGGGACCGGTTCGCGTTCCTCCCGCTCTCCTCGGAAAGGCTCCGAAACACGTCGCGGTGATCATGGACGGAAACGGTCGGTGGGCGAACGCTCGCGGACTGCCTCGTACAGACGGTCACAGGGCTGGGGAACTTTCTCTTATGGATACGGTCGCTGGAGCGGTAGAGGCGGGAGTCGAGTATCTGTCTCTCTATGCGTTCTCCACCGAGAATTGGCGCCGTTCACCCGCTGAGGTTCGATTTCTCATGGGGTACTCACGGGACACTATTCGAAGACATACCGACAGGCTCAATGAGTGGGGGGTTCGCGTTCGGTGGGTTGGACGTGAGCCGAAGCTGTGGAAGTCCGTGATCAAGGAACTCAAGGTCGCCGAGGAGAAGACCAGGGACAACACCAAGACCGAGCTATTACTCTGCGTGAACTATGGCGGACGAGCCGAGATTGCTGATGCGGCACGAAAACTGGCGAAGGAGGTCGCGGAGGGAAGCCGAAAACCCGATTCAATCGGCGAAAAGACCCTCGCCAGCCATCTCTATCTATCTGACACCCCGGACGTGGATCTGCTGATTCGTACATCGGGCGAACAGCGAATCAGTAACTTTCTCCTGTGGCAACTGGCCTACGCAGAGCTCGATTTTGTGCAGACTGCGTGGCCCGATTTCGGACGTGAGGCTCTTTGGGAGCGGCTAGTGGAATACGGCACCCGAAACCGCAGATTCGGCGGAGCTAAAGACCGCGTCGAAGGCTCTTGA
- a CDS encoding Fur family transcriptional regulator, which yields MAQIQRMTKQRQAVLAALQGRNEFRSAQQVHSDLVSEGESVSLATVYRNLQILEESGQVDTVRAADGEVMYRLCEDTGHHHHLVCTDCGHTEEVDLSAIEPLLAIVSEKKGFDLTGHELELFGLCPRCK from the coding sequence ATGGCCCAAATCCAGCGAATGACGAAGCAGCGTCAGGCAGTTCTCGCCGCGCTTCAAGGGCGTAATGAGTTTCGGTCAGCCCAACAGGTCCATTCCGATCTGGTGAGCGAGGGCGAGTCGGTAAGTCTCGCGACGGTCTATCGTAACCTTCAGATTCTTGAGGAATCCGGCCAGGTGGATACCGTAAGGGCTGCCGACGGTGAAGTCATGTATCGCCTCTGCGAGGACACCGGCCACCACCACCACTTGGTGTGCACAGACTGCGGGCATACTGAAGAGGTAGACCTGTCCGCTATCGAACCGCTACTCGCCATTGTTTCGGAAAAGAAGGGGTTCGATCTGACCGGGCATGAGCTGGAACTCTTCGGTTTGTGTCCCAGATGCAAGTAG
- a CDS encoding iron chelate uptake ABC transporter family permease subunit, which yields MIELLTSPLFLRSLIAALLVGVSAPVVGTYLVHRRLAMLGDGIGHVALTGVALGWLVGSAANLVPVDQLAVPGALLASVAAAVAIELIRQSGRTSADVVLAVLFYGGIAAGVVLIGLAGGTSTQLNSYLFGSLATVSWSDLIIIAVMAIVIFVFGIGLRGALFSVTSDEDFATATGLPVRGLSMLIAVLSAVTVAVSMRVVGALLVSALMIVPVATSGLFSKSFKGTMAMGTVLGGILCVAGLWITFYVNVSPGAMIVVLAVTVYAVAFFFRTIADRSKRKVEVHH from the coding sequence GTGATTGAGTTGCTTACCTCTCCCCTGTTTCTCCGCTCCCTCATTGCCGCACTGCTGGTGGGCGTCTCCGCCCCGGTCGTAGGTACATACCTAGTTCACCGCCGACTTGCGATGCTGGGAGACGGCATTGGCCACGTTGCCCTGACGGGCGTGGCACTCGGATGGTTGGTCGGGTCGGCTGCCAACCTGGTGCCGGTCGATCAACTAGCAGTCCCGGGAGCACTGCTGGCATCGGTCGCAGCGGCCGTGGCAATTGAACTGATCCGCCAATCCGGTCGAACATCAGCCGACGTGGTGTTGGCTGTGCTCTTCTACGGCGGTATCGCTGCCGGAGTTGTTCTTATTGGTTTAGCTGGGGGGACGTCCACCCAGTTGAACTCTTACCTTTTCGGCTCTCTAGCAACCGTATCTTGGAGCGATCTGATAATCATCGCCGTCATGGCGATAGTAATCTTCGTCTTTGGCATCGGTCTGCGGGGAGCCCTGTTCTCCGTCACGTCGGACGAGGACTTCGCTACCGCAACCGGGCTTCCGGTTCGCGGCCTATCGATGCTGATCGCTGTCCTGTCGGCGGTCACCGTGGCCGTCTCGATGCGTGTGGTTGGCGCGCTTTTGGTTTCGGCCCTGATGATCGTTCCCGTTGCAACATCGGGTCTGTTTTCAAAGTCCTTCAAGGGAACGATGGCGATGGGAACGGTACTTGGCGGCATCCTCTGCGTCGCGGGCCTTTGGATAACCTTCTATGTGAATGTCTCGCCAGGCGCGATGATCGTCGTGTTGGCTGTAACTGTCTACGCCGTAGCGTTCTTCTTTAGGACCATTGCAGATAGATCCAAGCGAAAAGTCGAGGTACACCACTGA
- a CDS encoding metal ABC transporter ATP-binding protein, with protein sequence MTQSSSPPDAAVAFDDLEVGYGRHVVLHDISARIEPGECVAITGNNGSGKSTLVKALMGIEPFQRGMIDLFGYIRSTGASPIGTPPWMRVGYVPQRLSSVGGVESSVFEVVQSGLLGYRTLWPKSGSKQRVQETLQQVGLAHRAKEPFAILSGGQQQRALIARALVRRPELLVLDEPLTGLDAHNRERLAQIVANQKESGTTSLLVLHELGELTPLITRELRLSYGHLVHDGPCTHQSHYDDSSVWIDPECSDVRQGSRL encoded by the coding sequence GTGACTCAGTCAAGTTCTCCTCCGGATGCAGCTGTTGCTTTCGATGATCTCGAAGTCGGCTACGGGCGCCACGTTGTGCTTCACGACATCAGTGCCCGTATCGAACCCGGCGAGTGCGTCGCCATAACGGGCAATAATGGTAGCGGAAAGTCGACACTGGTCAAGGCTCTGATGGGAATCGAACCGTTCCAGAGGGGCATGATTGATCTCTTCGGATATATCCGTTCAACAGGCGCCTCGCCGATTGGGACCCCGCCTTGGATGAGGGTCGGTTACGTTCCGCAACGTCTTTCATCCGTTGGGGGCGTCGAGTCTTCGGTCTTTGAAGTAGTTCAGTCAGGACTTCTCGGGTATAGAACCCTATGGCCAAAATCGGGTTCCAAACAAAGAGTCCAAGAGACCCTTCAGCAGGTCGGCTTGGCGCACCGCGCTAAAGAACCATTCGCAATACTCTCCGGCGGTCAACAACAGCGCGCACTAATTGCCCGAGCACTCGTTCGTAGACCGGAACTGCTGGTCTTGGACGAACCACTGACCGGACTCGACGCTCACAACCGCGAGCGCCTAGCCCAGATAGTCGCAAACCAGAAAGAGTCGGGAACAACCTCGTTGCTGGTCCTCCATGAACTCGGAGAGTTGACTCCTCTGATCACTCGCGAGCTGAGACTTTCGTACGGGCACCTGGTTCACGACGGACCGTGTACTCATCAAAGCCACTACGATGATTCGTCCGTGTGGATTGACCCCGAGTGCTCGGATGTCAGGCAGGGGTCACGGCTGTGA
- a CDS encoding glycine--tRNA ligase, with protein MSSDVRQLEAVINLAKRRGFVYPCGEIYGGTRSAWDYGPLGVELKENIKRQWWKTMVRLRDDVVGIDSSVILPTKVWETSGHVTAFTDPLIECQKCHNRFREDQLIEQYAEKNGLEESAVTMEMIACPNCGTRGEWTEPKAFSGLMKTYLGPVDDEAGLHYLRPETAQGIFVNYLNVMTSARKKPPFGIAQIGKSFRNEITPGNFIFRTREFEQMELEFFVVPGTDEEWHQYWIDLRTNWYVDLGINRDHLRHYEHPKEKLSHYSKRTVDIEYTFGFQGSEWGELEGVANRTDYDLSVHAEASGAKLDYFDQATGERWTPYVIEPSAGLTRSLMAFLVEAYSEDEAPTGKGGVEKRVVLRLDPRLAPVKVAVLPLSKKEELSTPAKELASRLRELWNVEYDETGAVGRRYRRQDEIGTPFCITYDFDSLEDDAVTIRDRDTMEQVRVPIAEVRSWLLDRLEVA; from the coding sequence GTGAGTTCGGATGTTCGTCAGCTAGAAGCAGTCATCAACCTTGCCAAGAGACGAGGGTTTGTTTACCCGTGTGGCGAGATCTATGGTGGCACCCGATCTGCCTGGGACTATGGGCCATTGGGAGTTGAACTCAAAGAGAACATCAAGCGCCAGTGGTGGAAGACGATGGTTCGTCTACGCGACGACGTCGTCGGAATTGACTCATCCGTCATCCTCCCCACCAAAGTTTGGGAGACCTCTGGTCACGTCACCGCGTTTACTGATCCACTCATTGAGTGCCAGAAGTGTCATAACCGCTTCCGTGAGGATCAGCTTATCGAGCAGTACGCCGAGAAGAACGGGTTGGAAGAATCGGCGGTGACCATGGAGATGATTGCCTGCCCTAACTGTGGAACCCGTGGCGAGTGGACGGAACCCAAAGCTTTCTCTGGGCTTATGAAGACCTACCTCGGGCCGGTGGATGACGAGGCGGGACTGCACTACCTGCGTCCTGAAACGGCTCAGGGAATCTTCGTTAACTACCTCAACGTCATGACCTCGGCCAGGAAGAAACCGCCGTTCGGTATCGCCCAAATCGGAAAGTCGTTCCGCAACGAGATCACCCCGGGCAACTTCATCTTCCGCACTCGCGAGTTTGAGCAGATGGAGCTTGAGTTCTTCGTTGTTCCGGGTACGGACGAGGAGTGGCATCAGTACTGGATTGATCTTCGCACCAACTGGTACGTGGATCTTGGTATCAATCGCGACCACCTCCGTCACTATGAGCACCCCAAAGAAAAGCTGTCTCACTACTCGAAGCGAACCGTTGACATCGAGTACACCTTCGGGTTCCAGGGATCCGAATGGGGCGAGCTTGAGGGCGTCGCCAACCGTACAGATTACGACCTGAGTGTTCACGCTGAGGCGTCTGGCGCCAAGCTCGATTACTTTGACCAGGCGACAGGGGAGAGATGGACCCCTTATGTCATTGAGCCTTCGGCGGGTTTGACCAGATCACTTATGGCTTTCCTCGTCGAGGCGTATTCCGAGGACGAAGCGCCAACCGGCAAGGGGGGCGTCGAAAAGCGAGTTGTGCTTCGTCTCGACCCACGGCTAGCGCCCGTGAAGGTCGCGGTTCTTCCTCTCTCGAAGAAAGAAGAACTGTCCACTCCCGCGAAGGAACTCGCCTCTAGGCTCCGCGAGCTTTGGAACGTTGAGTACGACGAGACCGGCGCAGTGGGTCGTCGCTACCGCAGACAGGACGAAATCGGTACTCCGTTCTGCATAACCTACGACTTCGACTCCCTCGAAGACGATGCAGTTACCATTCGTGACCGCGACACCATGGAACAGGTGCGCGTTCCGATTGCCGAGGTGCGTTCATGGTTGCTGGATCGCCTAGAGGTCGCCTAG
- the dusB gene encoding tRNA dihydrouridine synthase DusB, which yields MVAGSPRGRLEAPTPIELGAVRVHTPLILAPMAGVTDAPFRKVCRKFGESPLAEYHPELLERAIPGVDGPSGLYVAEMVTARALLENNEKAWHMVRPDPSERVRSVQLYGTEPEDLGRAANLLVDRELVDHIDLNFGCPVPKVTRKGGGAAIPWKRDLFEDIVRSVVKAVDAGAPGGPGSIPVTVKMRIGIDNDHVTVFDAAEIAQRCGVAAVGLHARTQEQYYSGAARWSWIARLKEQMRVPVFGNGDVFTGADAASMLEETGCDAVTIGRGAQGRPWLFEDAVCSVWGLPTPDQPTLDQARRTLLEQARGTVEAEQNEFRAMREMRKHVGWYLKGFPIGGEVRRELNLVDSLQELEDRLGELDGDLKLPPGSAGKGVRAGKPRRPHLPYGWLSSQILSEDEREGLADADDGGSGG from the coding sequence ATGGTTGCTGGATCGCCTAGAGGTCGCCTAGAGGCACCCACGCCGATTGAGCTCGGTGCGGTTCGAGTTCACACTCCGCTGATCCTGGCACCAATGGCCGGGGTCACCGATGCTCCCTTCCGAAAAGTCTGTCGGAAGTTCGGCGAGTCGCCTCTCGCCGAGTACCATCCAGAGCTCCTTGAACGGGCTATCCCCGGAGTGGACGGACCGTCCGGGCTGTATGTCGCAGAGATGGTCACGGCGCGTGCACTGCTTGAGAACAACGAAAAGGCCTGGCACATGGTTCGCCCGGACCCGAGCGAGCGAGTCAGATCAGTTCAACTCTACGGTACTGAACCAGAGGATCTTGGACGAGCGGCGAATCTGCTAGTCGACCGGGAATTGGTTGATCACATCGATCTCAACTTCGGCTGTCCGGTGCCGAAGGTGACGCGTAAGGGCGGCGGGGCCGCAATCCCGTGGAAGCGCGATCTTTTTGAGGATATCGTTCGGTCGGTTGTCAAAGCCGTCGACGCGGGGGCTCCCGGTGGTCCGGGGAGTATCCCGGTTACGGTAAAGATGCGCATAGGCATAGATAATGATCACGTCACGGTCTTCGATGCGGCTGAGATCGCGCAGCGGTGCGGCGTTGCAGCGGTAGGGCTCCACGCTCGCACCCAGGAGCAGTACTATTCCGGGGCGGCAAGGTGGTCGTGGATTGCCCGGCTCAAGGAGCAAATGAGAGTTCCGGTCTTCGGGAACGGGGACGTGTTCACCGGGGCCGATGCTGCGTCGATGCTTGAAGAAACCGGGTGTGACGCCGTGACCATAGGTCGCGGAGCCCAGGGGCGACCCTGGCTGTTCGAGGATGCAGTCTGTTCAGTATGGGGTTTGCCAACGCCGGATCAGCCCACGCTCGATCAGGCTCGGAGAACTCTACTTGAGCAGGCCCGTGGCACCGTCGAGGCCGAACAAAATGAGTTTCGGGCAATGCGAGAGATGCGCAAACACGTCGGTTGGTACCTGAAAGGGTTTCCAATCGGGGGTGAAGTACGCCGAGAGTTGAATCTCGTCGACTCCTTACAGGAGCTAGAAGACAGACTCGGTGAGCTCGACGGCGACCTGAAGCTTCCTCCTGGCTCGGCTGGGAAGGGGGTCCGGGCCGGCAAACCTCGTAGGCCGCATTTGCCCTATGGTTGGCTTAGCTCACAAATTCTCTCCGAGGATGAACGTGAGGGACTGGCTGACGCTGATGATGGAGGTTCCGGTGGCTGA
- a CDS encoding type I 3-dehydroquinate dehydratase yields the protein MNVRDWLTLMMEVPVADLLERFRDRDGVVAVVPLTSKNLKDVRKEWGEAASAGADMVEWRLDWLEPKRSSKKISLRKVAEVADEMREATGVPVLATYRTAAEGGAKRRGLVDDEDLDYDRLLRSAAQWADAVDIEYQRAGANELIREVREEVPVVGSFHLLIPIHSSESFEEWLSEAEASGANVAKLSAMMDGARSAEAIREAQMWAVENLEVPSVVLGMGPGGKQTRLGDAARRSAFTFATVGRESAPGQPTLEELRKSL from the coding sequence ATGAACGTGAGGGACTGGCTGACGCTGATGATGGAGGTTCCGGTGGCTGATCTGCTTGAGCGATTTCGAGACAGGGATGGAGTCGTCGCTGTAGTGCCGCTCACTTCGAAGAATCTAAAGGATGTTCGCAAAGAATGGGGTGAAGCTGCTTCGGCTGGGGCAGACATGGTCGAATGGCGTCTGGACTGGCTTGAACCGAAACGGAGTTCGAAGAAAATATCGCTTCGCAAGGTTGCTGAGGTGGCTGACGAGATGCGTGAGGCCACCGGGGTTCCGGTTTTGGCAACCTACCGCACCGCGGCGGAAGGCGGAGCTAAACGTCGGGGGCTCGTCGATGATGAGGACCTGGACTACGATCGTTTACTCCGTTCTGCCGCTCAGTGGGCAGATGCGGTCGACATCGAGTATCAGCGGGCCGGGGCAAACGAACTAATTCGTGAGGTCAGAGAAGAAGTTCCTGTGGTCGGTTCCTTCCATCTCCTGATCCCGATTCACTCATCCGAATCCTTCGAGGAGTGGCTCTCTGAGGCCGAGGCGAGCGGCGCTAATGTTGCCAAACTCTCGGCCATGATGGATGGAGCCCGGAGCGCTGAAGCGATCAGAGAAGCGCAAATGTGGGCGGTTGAGAATTTAGAGGTTCCCTCGGTGGTGCTGGGGATGGGGCCGGGGGGCAAACAGACGCGTTTAGGGGACGCTGCCCGACGTAGTGCATTCACGTTCGCAACCGTGGGACGCGAGAGCGCACCCGGCCAGCCGACACTCGAGGAATTGAGAAAATCTCTTTAG
- a CDS encoding deoxyguanosinetriphosphate triphosphohydrolase yields the protein MEQSQVLEVRPSFLWPYTTWDAERRFGEAPKESHRTPFERDRARILHSAGLRRLGTKTQVLGPATDDFVRTRLTHTLEVAQIGRGLAQELGLEPDIVDAACLAHDLGHPPFGHNGEKALDEAAKDVGGFEGNAQTFRLVTRLETKVLGPNGEHGGLNLTRATLDALTKYPWRKGEGPDPKKSAIKYGCYPDDTEIFTWMREEAPEGRRCLEAQVMDLSDDIAYSVHDLEDAVTTGNCDLAELINENEISQVAGSTTRWYGPGYSVDELRQAAHRLMRQTFWPTYYDGTYAGQARLKDLTSSLIGRFCGATIEATRERFGDGPLGRYGADLVVPRETEAEIMFLKGIAVHYVMAPRELEPLYFQQRTLIFDLVSALKDTAPTSLEEPFRAEWHKATDDAGRLRAVIDQIACLTDFSANQWHARHCGMLSTLL from the coding sequence GTGGAGCAATCTCAAGTCTTAGAAGTCCGCCCCAGTTTTTTGTGGCCCTACACAACCTGGGATGCGGAGCGACGGTTTGGTGAAGCCCCGAAGGAGTCTCACCGAACCCCATTTGAGCGAGATCGCGCTCGGATTCTTCACTCAGCAGGTCTGCGCCGCCTCGGAACCAAGACGCAGGTTCTTGGCCCTGCCACGGACGATTTCGTTCGAACTCGCCTTACTCACACCCTTGAGGTCGCTCAGATCGGTAGGGGACTTGCGCAGGAGCTCGGCCTTGAACCGGACATTGTGGATGCCGCTTGCCTGGCTCACGATCTAGGTCACCCACCATTTGGGCACAACGGCGAAAAGGCGCTGGATGAGGCAGCGAAGGATGTCGGGGGATTTGAAGGTAACGCCCAGACATTCCGGTTGGTCACCCGCCTTGAGACAAAGGTGCTCGGTCCAAACGGCGAACACGGCGGGCTAAACCTAACCCGGGCCACACTCGATGCGCTGACTAAGTATCCGTGGCGGAAAGGCGAAGGGCCGGATCCGAAGAAGTCCGCCATAAAGTACGGGTGCTACCCCGACGATACGGAGATCTTTACTTGGATGCGCGAGGAAGCGCCGGAGGGAAGGCGCTGTCTTGAGGCGCAGGTTATGGATCTTTCGGATGACATCGCCTACTCCGTCCACGACCTAGAAGACGCGGTGACAACCGGTAACTGTGATCTTGCCGAGCTAATAAACGAGAACGAAATCTCGCAGGTGGCGGGCTCTACAACTCGGTGGTACGGGCCCGGATACAGCGTGGACGAGCTTCGTCAGGCGGCGCATCGACTAATGCGCCAGACATTTTGGCCCACCTACTATGACGGGACGTATGCCGGGCAGGCCCGGCTAAAGGATCTGACATCTTCCCTAATTGGCAGATTCTGTGGTGCGACCATAGAGGCAACCCGGGAGCGTTTTGGAGACGGCCCATTGGGACGATACGGAGCCGACTTGGTCGTTCCACGCGAGACTGAGGCTGAGATCATGTTCCTCAAGGGCATCGCCGTGCACTACGTGATGGCTCCCCGAGAACTCGAACCCCTGTACTTCCAACAGCGAACCCTGATTTTCGATTTGGTTAGCGCGCTGAAGGACACGGCACCGACAAGTCTCGAAGAACCGTTTCGCGCCGAGTGGCATAAGGCAACGGACGACGCGGGAAGACTCAGGGCGGTCATCGATCAGATCGCCTGCTTGACCGACTTCTCGGCAAATCAGTGGCATGCCCGACACTGCGGGATGCTATCGACGCTTCTCTAG
- the dnaG gene encoding DNA primase: MPGRIRREDIDAVRERARIESVVGEQVTLKGAGAGSMKGLCPFHDERTPSFHVRPGLGLWHCFGCDEGGDVFSFVQKLNHLSFAEAVEYLAGKYGVTLRYEDGEGPRRGSEPGKRQRLLEAHRVAQDFYRGYLDSPEAKEAREFVQGRGFGKAEVDRFGVGASPSGWDGLIRHLRSKGFTEDELIASGLAVQGNRGPYDRFRNRVMWPIRDLTGATVGFGARRLGDDPNSPKYLNTPETAIYKKSQVLYGIDLAKKDIAKQRKVVIVEGYTDVMAAHASGETTAVATCGTAFGREHTQIVRRLLGDVQSPAAGVVLSDGRAHGGQVIFTFDGDEAGKAAARRAYVQDQSFAAQTFVAVDPEGKDPCDLWTQRGPEAVQRLIASRVPLFEFVLRSVLGELDLTNAEGRVQGLRACAPILAGIKDRALRSEYTRQVAGWLGMEPREVESAQHAASRERPPQDLRNTGGSSPVTAPVRRPSQLPTDPASLSERYALAATIQHPLEVVGAGFEMLEADSFSVPTHRLVFDVITANGGLDSFLDELSKAEKEVGVGSDSVNLAVRRWGEHLLDGLDQSARDQVTALVLTDLPVNEGEQGAVRDYAQGIVRSLVRRDLLRQASNLQAQLRRSEPESDEYKQAFIQLIDIDKKRRSYSDLS; encoded by the coding sequence ATGCCAGGGCGAATCAGACGTGAGGATATCGACGCCGTTCGTGAGCGCGCCCGAATAGAGTCCGTCGTCGGGGAACAGGTGACTCTCAAGGGTGCCGGAGCTGGTTCCATGAAGGGTCTGTGCCCGTTTCATGACGAACGAACCCCCTCGTTCCACGTCCGTCCTGGCCTGGGACTATGGCACTGTTTCGGATGTGACGAGGGCGGAGACGTCTTCTCGTTTGTGCAGAAGCTCAATCATCTTTCCTTCGCGGAGGCAGTAGAGTACCTGGCGGGAAAATACGGGGTAACTCTGAGGTACGAGGACGGTGAAGGACCCAGACGAGGAAGCGAACCCGGTAAACGGCAGAGACTTCTTGAGGCTCACCGCGTCGCGCAAGATTTTTACCGAGGATATCTTGATTCCCCGGAGGCTAAGGAAGCGCGTGAGTTCGTCCAGGGACGGGGTTTCGGTAAGGCCGAGGTTGATCGTTTTGGAGTTGGAGCTTCTCCGTCTGGATGGGACGGCCTTATCCGGCATCTACGTTCCAAAGGGTTCACCGAAGATGAACTGATCGCCTCAGGTCTCGCGGTGCAGGGTAACCGCGGTCCGTACGATCGGTTCCGGAACAGGGTAATGTGGCCGATCCGCGATCTGACCGGGGCGACTGTAGGCTTCGGTGCGCGTCGGTTGGGTGATGACCCAAACTCGCCCAAGTACCTCAACACTCCGGAGACGGCGATCTACAAGAAATCTCAGGTTCTGTATGGGATCGATTTGGCGAAGAAGGACATCGCAAAACAACGTAAAGTAGTGATTGTTGAAGGCTATACGGACGTGATGGCCGCCCATGCCTCCGGAGAGACAACCGCCGTTGCTACGTGCGGAACAGCATTCGGGCGCGAGCATACACAGATCGTTCGCCGCCTGCTGGGGGATGTGCAGAGCCCTGCCGCAGGTGTCGTGCTCTCCGACGGACGTGCCCACGGAGGGCAGGTCATATTCACTTTCGACGGGGATGAGGCCGGTAAAGCCGCTGCCCGACGTGCCTACGTTCAGGATCAGTCCTTCGCCGCGCAGACTTTTGTCGCAGTTGATCCTGAAGGCAAAGACCCGTGCGATCTGTGGACCCAACGTGGTCCGGAGGCAGTGCAGCGTCTGATCGCCAGCCGGGTTCCTCTTTTCGAGTTTGTTCTGCGTTCGGTGCTCGGCGAACTTGACCTGACCAACGCCGAGGGACGAGTCCAGGGCTTGCGCGCCTGCGCACCTATTTTGGCTGGTATCAAGGACCGAGCTCTTCGGTCCGAGTACACCCGTCAGGTAGCTGGCTGGCTGGGCATGGAGCCGCGCGAGGTCGAGTCGGCTCAGCACGCCGCAAGTCGAGAGCGCCCGCCTCAGGACCTTCGAAACACGGGAGGTTCTAGCCCGGTGACGGCCCCAGTTCGGCGACCCTCCCAGTTGCCCACAGACCCGGCTTCCCTGAGTGAACGCTACGCTTTGGCCGCCACGATCCAGCACCCGCTGGAAGTTGTTGGTGCCGGTTTTGAGATGCTCGAAGCGGACTCCTTTTCGGTTCCCACCCACAGACTGGTTTTTGACGTCATCACCGCAAATGGAGGTCTTGACTCATTCCTCGACGAACTGTCGAAAGCCGAGAAAGAGGTCGGCGTTGGAAGTGATTCAGTGAATCTCGCAGTTCGTCGTTGGGGGGAGCATCTGCTGGACGGCCTGGATCAGTCGGCGCGGGACCAGGTGACTGCCCTCGTCCTTACGGACCTGCCGGTGAACGAGGGGGAGCAGGGTGCCGTGCGCGACTACGCTCAGGGGATTGTCCGCTCGTTGGTCCGAAGGGACCTTTTGCGTCAAGCAAGTAATCTCCAAGCGCAACTGCGACGCAGCGAGCCGGAATCAGATGAGTACAAGCAGGCGTTTATCCAGTTGATCGATATCGACAAGAAGAGACGGTCCTACAGCGACCTGTCGTAG